TCGACCCTAACTCGGTCACCGATCTGAGCGGCCGTTGGAACGACGCCGACTCTCGGCTCGTCGCCAACGCGCTCATCGCCCAGTCGCTCGAAGGCCGCTGGGCCTCCGACTACTCGGCCTCGCACGCCGGCACCGCGCCTGCCGTGATCATCGGCGAGTTCCGCAACCGCACGATGGAGCACATCCCCATCGGCACCTTCGTCCGCGATATGGAACGCGCCTACGTGCAGAGCGGCCTCGTGCGTCTCGTCGCCAGCGCGGAGGAGCGCGAGGAAGTGCGCGCCGAGCGGCAGGACCAGCAGACAAATGCCTCGGCCGAGACGCGCGCACGCATGGCCCGCGAGCTGGGCGCCCGCTACATGCTGCAGGGTGATGTCCAGGCCATCGAGGACAGCGAGGGCCGTGAGCGCATCGTGTTCTACCAGGTGGACGCGACGCTCATCGATCTCGAGACGAATGCCAAGACCTGGATCGGCCAGCACAAGATCAAGAAGTACATCCAGCGTCGCCGGCTGACGCCCTGAACCGGAGATCACAATGACGAAGCAGACTCTCGCACTCCTCGTGCTCGCGGCCGCCTGCGCGCCCTACCCGCAGCGGGTGCGTCAGCCGGTGACCATCCCGAACAACTCCACGGTGCAGGCCGCCGACGCCGCGACAGCGGCGGCCGCCGTGAGCGCCGAGCAGCAGATGCTGCGCAATGCCGCCGACTCCGTGCACATGCTGGCCGTCGGCAAGTGCGCACCGGCGCACTGTGAGGCAATCGCCCGCGGTGAACTGATGATCGGGATGAGCCGCAATGCCGTGATGGCCGCCACGCACTCCGCCCCGCAGGCGTGGATCGTCCGCGAGGCCGGCGACTACGGCACGATGGTGCCGGCCAGGCCGAGTGCGGCACCCTACGATCGCAGCGGCGAAGTGATGGTCATCCAGTTTGAGCGTGGTGGGGCGTCTGTGATCAGCCGTCGCGGCCCCCAGGGCATCACGGTGGTGTCGCGCCCGCAGGAGGCCAGCGCGCAGGCGATGGCCCGCCAGCAGGCGGAGGCGCTGGTCCGCGAAGGCGATGACCTCGTCGCGGCCAACGACCTGGCCGGCGCACTCAACCGCTACGACCGTGCCAGCGTGCTGGATCCCCAGCAGCCGGAGATTGAGTACAAGGCCGCACGCCTGTTGGACCTCCAGCTGCGGCCGCAGGAAGCCTTGATGCGCTATCAGCGCTTCCTGCTCTCGCTCGACATCGAACGCATCAAGGCGCAGGGTGACGCGGCGGCGAAGATGGCCGAGGCCATCGCGCTGGCCCAGCAGCGCATCGTCATCCTCGAGAAGCAGGTCAAGTAGTCAGATGCCGGGCCTCACCCTCGGTGGTGCCCGGCGTCGTGCGTTCGCCGCCGTGCTGCTCGTCCTCTCGGGGACGGGCTGTGCGGCGGCGAGCAAGTCGTTCCGGTCGGGCATCGATGGCATTCCCATCGAGCGGTCGCTGCGCGACCAGCTGCGCTTCGGCAACGAGGCCCAGGCCTGGCAGGGCATGGCCGACAAGAAGGTGGCGCCGAGCGACGCGCTCCTCCGCCATATGTACCGCGGCGTGATTGGCCTGCACGTGGGCGAGTTCGCGGCCGGCGCCACCTCGATGGACCGCGCCTGGGCCATCGTGGACGACCGCTTCACCAAGCGCGCGTCAGCGGGCGTGGCCTCGCTGCTCACCTCCGACGCGGTGCTGCCGTACTATCCTGGCCGTACCGAGTGGTTGATGATCCCGTACTACGGGGCGCTGCACTGGCTGGCCCGCGGCGAGCGCGACGAGGCCGCAGTCGAGGCGCGGCGCATGGCCAGCATCCTCGCGCTCGAGGACGAAGAGCAGCCGCCGAAGGAACTCCTTGGCGTGATGCGCTACGTGAACGGCGCGCTGTTCGAGGCCGCCGGCGAGCGCCAGGACGCACTGGTGGCGTACCGCAACGCGGCCGCGTTGCTCGGCCGCTCGCCGCTGGACACGACGCGCGCACCGCCGGGCTACGGCGATGTCATCGTGTTCGTCGAGGATGGATTCGTCGCGCGCCCAGAGCCACGCGCACTCGGCGTCTATATGGACGGCGACGAACTGGTGGCGCTGACCAGCGGCGACGAAGCCGGACGGCTGGCGGCCGCCCAGGTCGTGCAGCGTCGCGTGTGGGACCAGGACTTCAATCGACGCGGTGCCCTGCAGGCTGGATGGCTCACGTACGAACTCAACTGGTCCACCATCGATGCGCTACCGGGACGTGGGCACGCGCCCGCGGTGCAATCCGTGGGGGCAGAGGTGCAGAGCGTATCGGGAACCCTCTCCGAGGGCGTCCGCGCCGACTTCGCGCGCGACCAGCCCGCGCGGCTCTCCCGCGCGATCGTTCGCACGGCGGTGCGCTATGCGGCGCAGCGGGCCGGTGATAAGGCGTTCGAGCGCGCCTCCAAGGACGATGACGATGACGACGACAAGAAGAAGTCCGGCCGATGGGGCGGCTACCTGCTCGGCGCCTTGCTCTATGGTGCGTCGCTGACCTCTGCCGTAATCGATCAGCCCGACCTGCGCGCCTGGCAACTGCTCCCCGACCGCATCACCGTGGCCCGACTGCGCTTGCCGGTCGGCGAGCACGCGGTCGAGGTTGTTGCCGGCGACCAGACGCTGCCGCTGGGTACCGTGACCGTGCGCGACGGGGAAGTCACGCTGCTGACGCAGCG
This is a stretch of genomic DNA from Gemmatimonadaceae bacterium. It encodes these proteins:
- a CDS encoding penicillin-binding protein activator LpoB — encoded protein: MSRTLLAGVAVAMLAISGCSIKRVERIDPNSVTDLSGRWNDADSRLVANALIAQSLEGRWASDYSASHAGTAPAVIIGEFRNRTMEHIPIGTFVRDMERAYVQSGLVRLVASAEEREEVRAERQDQQTNASAETRARMARELGARYMLQGDVQAIEDSEGRERIVFYQVDATLIDLETNAKTWIGQHKIKKYIQRRRLTP